A single Triticum dicoccoides isolate Atlit2015 ecotype Zavitan chromosome 2A, WEW_v2.0, whole genome shotgun sequence DNA region contains:
- the LOC119356872 gene encoding pentatricopeptide repeat-containing protein At1g80550, mitochondrial-like, with amino-acid sequence MLSLVRRRLLAARFSTLPEAAPPAPLDAAAVQETLTLYTNDWRRALDFFHWSASPGGGNLPPTPSTLSRAVDILGKHFEFPQATALLLAHHDPSDPAFLRPALRALLNRLAAANLVDDAVRAFESTAASVGLRDEASFHLLVDALCDHRRVDEAHHLCLGRAAPPPFPPGTKTHNLLLRGWAKARAWARLRQHWLDMDARGVAKDLHSYSIYMDALAKSGKPWKAVKLFKEMKQKRLPVDIVAYNTAIHAVGLAEGVDFAVRMYRQMIDGGCRPNTATFNTIVKLLCKEGRFKEGYAFVQQMHKAGCEPNELTYHCFFQYLSRPQEVLALFEKMLQRGCRPRMDTYVMLIKRFGRWGFLRPVFFVWKTMEEQGLTPDAFAYNTLIDALLEKGMVDLARKYDEEMLAKGLSPKPRKELGTQLPGADSDCDNALSGVI; translated from the coding sequence ATGCTCTCCCTGGTGCGCCGCCGGCTCCTCGCCGCCCGCTTCTCCACGCTGCCGGAGGCCGCGCCGCCCGCCCCTCTCGACGCGGCCGCGGTGCAGGAGACGCTCACGCTCTACACCAACGACTGGCGCCGCGCGCTCGACTTCTTCCACTGGTCCGCCTCCCCGGGCGGCGGCAACCTGCCGCCGACCCCGTCGACCCTCTCCCGCGCCGTCGACATCCTCGGCAAGCACTTCGAGTTCCCGCAGGCCACCGCCCTGCTCCTCGCCCACCACGACCCCTCGGACCCCGCCTTCCTCCGCCCCGCCCTCCGCGCGCTCCTCAaccgcctcgccgccgccaaccTCGTCGACGACGCCGTGCGGGCCTTCGAGTCCACCGCCGCCTCCGTCGGCCTGCGGGACGAGGCCTCCTTCCACCTCCTCGTCGACGCGCTCTGCGACCACCGCCGCGTCGACGAGGCCCACCACCTCTGCCTCGGCCGGGCGGCCCCGCCGCCCTTCCCGCCGGGGACCAAGACCCACAACCTGCTCCTCCGCGGCTGGGCCAAGGCGCGCGCCTGGGCGCGCCTCCGCCAGCACTGGCTTGACATGGACGCCCGCGGCGTCGCCAAGGACCTCCACTCCTACTCCATCTACATGGACGCCCTCGCCAAGTCAGGGAAGCCCTGGAAGGCCGTCAAGCTGTTCAAGGAGATGAAGCAGAAGCGTCTCCCGGTGGACATCGTCGCGTACAACACTGCGATCCACGCCGTCGGGCTCGCAGAGGGCGTCGATTTCGCCGTTCGGATGTACAGGCAGATGATTGATGGTGGTTGCAGGCCGAACACCGCCACTTTCAACACGATCGTCAAGCTGTTGTGCAAGGAAGGGAGGTTCAAGGAAGGCTATGCGTTTGTGCAGCAGATGCACAAGGCCGGGTGCGAGCCCAATGAGCTCACCTACCATTGCTTCTTCCAGTACCTGAGCCGCCCGCAGGAGGTCCTTGCGCTGTTTGAGAAAATGCTCCAGAGGGGCTGCCGGCCGAGGATGGACACATATGTCATGCTCATAAAGAGGTTTGGGCGCTGGGGTTTCCTTCGCCCTGTgttctttgtgtggaagacaatggAAGAGCAAGGGCTCACCCCGGATGCATTTGCATACAACACACTCATTGATGCATTGCTGGAAAAGGGTATGGTGGATTTGGCTAGGAAATACGACGAGGAGATGCTCGCGAAGGGCCTCTCGCCCAAGCCAAGGAAAGAGCTAGGTACTCAATTGCCAGGAGCAGATTCTGACTGTGATAATGCATTAAGTGGTGTGATCTGA